One segment of Ferrimicrobium sp. DNA contains the following:
- a CDS encoding carboxypeptidase regulatory-like domain-containing protein: MTPSFEVVIPDVALTPGEPISSVIRIRNLSDRSLNLSCTLLGLEAAWYQLPQTVYELAPLATIEAACVLTLPRGYPPASLPLTFVATEINNPSAQQRTTFTLEIGDARSVAIRLDPDEIDGRHRGHFRVIIRNRGQKAERYRLVAKVTDQSARIHLDDPTPLVLPGQETTINGSIATRAKLSGASRRFPFSISAQGPSQPAEVTGAFVARAELGTKTAKVAVLLAVLLVWGALASIGITAFDNSLHKKAIAAQSVSNPTAQPTKAKVTPTSSTSPSSSTSPSSHPSSTSTTPSAATSSGVTLTGTVSGLSPGGVTVTATPVSNTAPATAANLSGQPSSQGVVYGNSSNTITANTQLGSQVSTTTAPDGAFVLAGLRSGVSYLITFSKPGFTTHKILFSPTSSSRQVTLNVQLVPGTGSLGGTVTGANGPLGNAKVTVTNGLLTFTTHTSSVGNATGTWSITQISTPGSYLITASAPNYGTQVTTVTLGPSASQSNITQHLVANVGSITGVISSATTDGPLGGATVTASNGSTVYTATTFTTGEVGGYILPNLPIPANWTMTFGDQGYQTQTERVALSGNTTVSTVLSQSGGNLAGTITLPDNSPSTATTTIGLVLSNGSEVYKTLSTSRTAGSSTVSYQFPQVLPGTYTLTAEGFGFETTSKDVTLTPGATTNANLTMSSAPANGIDTATITGSVTAAVGGSLAGVPIELNGTQTTTTNANGAYSINNVPPGVATITAVGTKVTTQSSNGYTTTSQQVNVPSGGTVVAPTIVLAELSSIFGQLLDVTDNEPINQAPIAGCTVTSAQVDLTQNGKVISSTSVSSADDYSFTGVAPGNYVLKASAHCFEPIQIAVNITNGQNLTQQFLLSTTPTYTITVESLASTSGATTTPQPVVGACVTITPKGSSTIPSSVQLTSSTGVATFVDLSLGTTYTVTIDQYLNAPTSCADAAGTAIATQSTSFTAEPNGESSDIFLNPQFATFELSSLAFPFVDSAVGSSVIDCVIGGTSNPTGCPTTVAASGVTVTLTGIDGYSASSLAGQVEQTTIQASASTTGGTWTFPASTLDQLISSSARLNISAAGFEPFSQAVTLPTSGGSGQGSLTELLTPDPIQVSLAAPNGLSSVDIQPNSIAPTNEDTLNATTTIAVNATANGYSWSDPATGYSSGYAEPGIYEVHGSGPGIALVPETVTVGLCSTSTTPCSQSIDLANTTLTITPTNPPNGGSLAAALACQSSGSLTPLGTSVDFVPGSAVKGSVEFAGLTSSSAQSVVTSDCTSGSYIYELSLNQVLTYITPNPVSATSTSYAVVRKPTLTYAVGTLLGESYSGGPTAPVANTSIYLCPSGSSGCSDSSSVATGVTDANGNFLIPSVATYSSTGITNSLSSSSSYIVGISGTAYAQPALTQTVTPNGTSTLITVTANPITQEVQVTYSGSATTSITVTPTTTTTGVTAEAQSGSGSCTSSGSGTSCTVTFTFQLAPTQWTFEITASGYTNATLGPYSYEPGSQQGEVSTSIQEVDTPVSGTVYVSANATSPSSTPIGGLALTLSSTSSGSNFTSEKATTTSTGTYSFATPVPAGSYEITVASSSGYLEQTPVSFATNYPNPTVDNFTVYAPASSLDITLTSSTAASSSDLAGATVTLAASATATTPASCSSGDPLLAQPPSATQTTTAVATTAGTTTTYSADFASVPPDVYTISVSGPDIPPQPSPLPTVTICPAETSPVAATVTVDQGVASGSVTISPSPTSAITVTITATPPSGSTVVQTTCTATSTTSTDTCSNYQLTGLAYGVTYTITATAPNYTNTTGSTTSYTFEPTNTNPAKSGDDFTLTAN; the protein is encoded by the coding sequence ATGACACCATCATTTGAAGTCGTGATTCCCGATGTCGCGCTCACCCCTGGGGAGCCGATATCGAGCGTGATCCGCATCCGCAACCTCTCCGATCGTTCGCTGAACCTCAGCTGTACCCTCCTCGGCCTTGAGGCGGCTTGGTACCAGCTTCCCCAAACCGTCTATGAGCTCGCACCATTGGCAACAATCGAGGCAGCATGCGTCTTGACCCTACCTCGCGGCTATCCTCCAGCCTCGCTGCCGCTCACCTTCGTCGCCACTGAGATCAACAACCCCTCGGCGCAGCAGCGGACTACCTTTACGCTCGAGATCGGTGATGCCCGCTCAGTGGCGATACGGCTTGATCCCGACGAGATCGATGGCCGACACCGCGGTCATTTCCGCGTCATCATCCGTAATCGAGGACAGAAGGCTGAGCGCTACCGCCTGGTCGCAAAGGTGACCGACCAGTCAGCCAGAATTCATCTCGACGATCCCACCCCTCTCGTGCTCCCAGGGCAAGAGACCACCATCAATGGCAGCATCGCGACGAGGGCGAAACTCAGTGGGGCGTCGAGGCGTTTCCCCTTCTCGATCAGCGCACAAGGCCCTTCCCAGCCAGCCGAGGTCACCGGTGCCTTCGTGGCTCGCGCTGAACTCGGCACGAAAACGGCGAAAGTCGCCGTCCTCTTAGCGGTGCTTCTCGTCTGGGGAGCCCTCGCCTCGATCGGCATCACCGCATTTGACAACAGTCTCCACAAAAAGGCGATTGCCGCTCAATCGGTATCCAACCCCACCGCCCAACCCACGAAGGCAAAGGTCACTCCCACGTCGAGCACCTCGCCGTCGTCGAGCACCTCGCCGTCGTCGCACCCCTCGTCCACTTCAACAACCCCATCGGCGGCTACATCCTCAGGGGTCACCCTGACCGGCACTGTGAGTGGACTCTCGCCTGGAGGAGTGACTGTTACCGCGACTCCTGTCTCAAACACGGCCCCAGCGACCGCAGCCAACCTCTCTGGACAACCCTCCAGTCAAGGAGTCGTCTATGGCAACTCCTCCAACACCATTACGGCCAACACCCAGCTTGGGTCCCAAGTCTCAACGACCACTGCTCCGGATGGAGCCTTCGTGCTGGCGGGTCTGCGCTCGGGGGTTAGCTACCTGATCACCTTCTCCAAGCCAGGATTTACCACCCACAAGATCCTGTTCTCTCCCACGAGTTCGAGTCGTCAGGTAACGCTGAATGTCCAATTAGTTCCAGGAACCGGGTCCCTCGGCGGCACGGTCACCGGAGCCAATGGCCCGCTTGGCAATGCCAAGGTGACGGTTACGAACGGGCTTTTAACCTTCACCACCCACACCTCCTCTGTGGGCAACGCGACCGGCACCTGGTCGATCACGCAAATTTCGACCCCTGGATCCTATCTGATCACCGCGAGCGCACCGAATTATGGTACCCAAGTGACCACCGTCACGCTGGGGCCCTCAGCTTCTCAATCGAACATCACCCAGCACCTTGTCGCGAATGTCGGTTCTATCACCGGCGTCATCAGCTCCGCCACCACCGATGGTCCACTCGGCGGGGCCACCGTCACCGCCTCCAACGGATCGACCGTCTACACAGCGACCACCTTTACGACCGGCGAGGTAGGAGGCTACATCCTCCCCAATCTTCCGATACCCGCCAACTGGACCATGACCTTTGGCGATCAAGGGTATCAGACCCAGACCGAACGAGTGGCTCTCTCCGGGAACACCACTGTCTCCACTGTCCTCTCTCAATCCGGTGGGAACCTGGCGGGAACTATCACACTCCCTGATAACTCTCCAAGTACCGCCACGACCACCATTGGTCTTGTCCTCAGTAACGGATCCGAGGTCTACAAGACGCTCTCCACCTCGCGCACCGCCGGGTCCTCCACCGTCTCGTACCAATTCCCCCAAGTACTTCCTGGCACCTATACACTCACCGCTGAGGGCTTCGGCTTTGAGACGACCTCCAAGGATGTCACACTCACCCCTGGAGCCACCACCAACGCCAACCTCACTATGAGCTCCGCGCCTGCCAACGGTATCGACACCGCGACGATCACTGGATCAGTCACCGCAGCCGTCGGAGGATCTCTTGCGGGCGTACCGATCGAACTCAATGGCACTCAGACAACCACCACCAATGCCAACGGCGCCTACTCCATCAACAACGTTCCACCGGGTGTCGCAACAATCACCGCCGTCGGAACGAAAGTGACGACCCAAAGCTCGAATGGCTATACCACAACCTCCCAACAGGTGAACGTACCCTCTGGTGGCACCGTTGTGGCCCCCACCATCGTCTTGGCCGAGTTATCCTCCATCTTCGGACAGCTCCTCGACGTCACTGACAATGAACCCATTAACCAGGCTCCGATTGCAGGGTGCACGGTGACCAGCGCTCAAGTGGACCTCACCCAGAATGGGAAGGTGATCTCCTCAACAAGCGTATCCTCCGCCGACGACTATAGCTTTACTGGCGTTGCCCCTGGCAACTACGTGCTCAAGGCAAGCGCGCACTGTTTTGAACCCATCCAGATTGCTGTCAACATCACCAACGGTCAGAATCTGACCCAGCAGTTCCTGTTGAGCACCACCCCGACCTACACCATTACCGTTGAGTCTTTAGCCAGCACATCCGGTGCCACGACGACACCACAACCTGTCGTTGGTGCCTGCGTGACGATCACCCCAAAGGGCTCGAGTACTATCCCGTCGTCGGTGCAACTGACATCGAGCACGGGAGTAGCCACGTTTGTGGATCTCTCGCTAGGGACCACGTATACGGTGACGATTGACCAGTATCTGAACGCTCCAACCAGCTGTGCCGACGCAGCGGGTACCGCGATCGCAACCCAATCGACCTCTTTTACCGCAGAACCCAATGGTGAAAGCAGCGACATCTTTCTCAACCCTCAGTTTGCGACCTTTGAACTCTCCAGTCTCGCTTTCCCCTTCGTCGACTCAGCTGTGGGTAGCTCCGTCATCGACTGCGTCATCGGTGGGACATCAAACCCCACCGGGTGTCCGACCACCGTTGCCGCATCGGGAGTCACCGTGACACTCACCGGGATCGACGGCTATAGCGCATCTTCGCTCGCCGGACAGGTGGAACAAACCACTATCCAAGCCAGCGCCTCCACCACTGGGGGTACGTGGACCTTCCCTGCGAGCACCTTAGACCAGCTCATCTCGAGTTCGGCGAGACTCAATATCAGCGCCGCCGGTTTCGAACCTTTCTCCCAAGCAGTTACCCTTCCTACCTCCGGTGGAAGCGGCCAGGGCTCGCTCACCGAGTTGCTCACCCCCGACCCCATCCAAGTCAGTCTTGCCGCGCCAAATGGCCTCAGTTCTGTGGACATTCAGCCGAACTCCATCGCTCCAACAAACGAAGACACCCTGAACGCCACCACAACGATAGCGGTCAACGCAACCGCAAATGGCTACTCGTGGTCAGATCCCGCTACCGGCTATTCGAGCGGCTATGCCGAACCAGGGATCTACGAGGTGCACGGGAGTGGACCAGGCATCGCACTCGTCCCTGAGACCGTGACGGTTGGTCTTTGCAGCACAAGCACAACCCCGTGCTCACAATCTATTGACCTTGCGAATACGACCCTAACGATCACCCCGACGAACCCACCGAACGGAGGATCCCTCGCTGCTGCTTTGGCCTGCCAGAGTTCAGGATCACTCACCCCACTCGGCACCTCAGTCGACTTCGTGCCAGGGTCGGCCGTGAAGGGATCAGTAGAGTTCGCAGGGCTCACAAGTTCCAGCGCTCAGTCAGTTGTAACCTCAGATTGCACCTCAGGGTCCTACATCTACGAGCTCTCACTCAACCAGGTACTGACCTACATCACGCCGAACCCAGTATCGGCGACCTCGACCTCTTACGCTGTTGTTCGCAAGCCAACACTGACCTATGCCGTTGGCACGCTACTTGGAGAGTCCTACTCGGGTGGGCCGACAGCTCCGGTGGCTAACACATCGATTTATCTCTGCCCATCGGGGTCATCTGGGTGTTCGGATTCGAGCAGCGTTGCCACCGGTGTGACTGACGCCAACGGCAACTTCCTCATCCCCTCAGTCGCGACCTATTCCTCCACCGGTATCACCAACTCCCTGTCTAGCAGCTCCTCTTACATCGTTGGCATCTCAGGTACCGCCTATGCGCAACCGGCCTTAACCCAGACCGTCACCCCAAACGGAACATCGACCCTCATCACCGTGACCGCCAACCCGATCACCCAAGAGGTGCAAGTCACCTACAGTGGATCAGCCACAACCTCCATAACCGTGACGCCCACCACAACCACGACTGGGGTAACGGCTGAAGCTCAGTCAGGGTCTGGCTCCTGTACTAGCTCAGGGTCTGGCACCAGTTGCACGGTTACCTTCACTTTTCAGTTGGCACCGACGCAGTGGACGTTTGAGATAACCGCCTCTGGCTATACCAACGCCACACTCGGTCCCTACAGCTACGAGCCTGGCAGCCAGCAAGGTGAGGTCTCGACAAGTATCCAGGAGGTCGACACACCGGTTTCTGGCACGGTCTACGTCTCAGCCAACGCAACGAGCCCCTCTTCAACGCCGATCGGCGGTCTCGCTTTGACACTTTCCTCGACCTCTTCGGGCAGCAATTTTACGTCAGAAAAGGCTACGACTACCTCTACCGGCACTTATTCGTTCGCAACCCCCGTGCCAGCGGGGAGTTATGAGATCACCGTCGCGTCGAGCTCTGGTTACCTCGAACAGACGCCAGTGTCATTTGCCACCAACTACCCGAATCCAACGGTGGACAACTTCACCGTCTACGCCCCAGCATCGTCGCTCGATATCACTCTTACCTCATCAACAGCGGCAAGCAGCTCAGATTTGGCTGGTGCCACTGTCACCCTTGCAGCATCCGCAACGGCGACGACACCTGCTAGCTGTAGTAGTGGTGACCCGCTCCTGGCCCAGCCTCCCAGCGCCACCCAGACTACAACGGCTGTCGCAACGACCGCAGGAACCACAACCACCTACAGCGCCGACTTTGCCAGCGTTCCTCCCGATGTCTATACGATCAGCGTCAGCGGTCCCGATATCCCC